The segment CTTCCTGATGAAACTCTCAAGCTCATCTCGTTCGCCTTCTTTCAAACTCACTTCATGAACTCTCTTTCTACCCATAGCCTGGATAGATCAACGCAATGGTTAAAACATTTTGTTATGGAGCACTAGATATTTCATACTTCATGGATGATTTTATGTAATGTGTAATATTATATCAACTTATGGATCATGCTCAATACGTTGAGGTAAATTGCCCTCTTGGCGGATTTCTGGATGAACAACTATGCCCGATGATAGCGGCTTCACTTGATCAGTAACTCAAGTACACTCACGATATTGAGCAAATACTTTGTTTATCCGCAGGTTGTAGGTAGACGACCCGAATTCTTTTAATATGGATTACGTTAACTAACGATGGGGGATTGGTTATGGATTTGAAAGCAGTTGCTGTACTGATGTTGATCTGCCTCTCTGCTGCATCAATCGCATCTGCAGCTGACGTTCCCACAATAACAGTTGTTGGGGAGGGCAGCGTGACAGTGCCTGCGGATGTGGTGTACATCTCGGTATCGGCATCAAGCGATAATGAGAATGTGACTGAGGCGTATGCAGAGAGCTCTGAGAAGCTGAACGGCAGCCTTGCTGCTATAAGGAACGCATGTGCTGAGAACTGTGAGATACTCCAGGGATACTCCACAGGGCTTCAGAGCACAAAGGTATGCAGCAGAGGCGCATCGAATGAGAGCATTTGCATGAATCAGAGCATTGTGACCGTATCCGCGTCGATACGCCTGCAGAACCCTGATCAGAGGACAATAGAGAGCATCAAGCAGACCGCAGAGAGCACAGGGGCTTACGCAGCTGTGACAGGCTATGCGCTGAGCGATGCCACGGCTGCAAAGAACGAGGCGAGGAAGAAGGCCGTTGAAAACGCCAGGGCGACAGCAGAGGCGATGGTCAGCGCAGCAGGCGGAAGGCTTGGAAAGATCGTGGACATCACAGAGAGCCCGCTTTACATCTGGGACATACCTTTCGGCATCTTCGGACCATCAGTAGAGCCGAGCACCACAGAGCCGGGCATGGTTGAGGTTAAGACGACAGTCATGGTCACCTACGAGATCGTGAGCTGAGAGAGAAATTCACAGATCATCAAGGGCTGTCGTGACATGAATGCGGGAGCGAGAAGGCAGATCTGGAAGCCATGCCGCCGGGAAAGCTCGCTCCCATTCAGATTATAGTATTCCGTATAAGTTGATATAATATTGCACGTCACATAAAATCATCTATGAAGTATGACACATCCAGTAGATTTTAAATGGATTTACATGAAGTGACGCAAAGGATATAGATCACCCGGCAGGCCTGCCTCCTTGGGGGTGGGCAGCTCACACCATTCTGTTTCTGGGGTGTGACCACACCGGCCACACCTCCATCTCCTCCAGCGCCTCTGAGATCATGATGTCTGTCATGGCGACGGCGGGAAACACAATGCCGGCATTCTCGATCGGGCCGTAGAGGACGAGGCTGGCGCAGAACGATGCTGCGAGGGCTGCTGTGGATGCATCGCATGATCTCCTCACCTCTTTATCCCTGGATCTCAGCCACTCCCATGAGCTCGCAGCGTTGTGCATCCCTGAGCAGATGGGCAGGCCGAGCTTCGCCTTCGCGACTATAGCGAACCTCAGCGCGGCTCCAGCTCCACTCCCAAGAGGCGCAACGCCCGGGTCCAGCAGCATGTTGTTGATCCCCGCCTCCCTGGCGGTTGCCAGGAGACCTCCCTCGCGGCTCAGCAGCTCCATCCTGGATTCAACGCTCGATGCATTCGGGCTGAATGCGAGCAGTATTGCCGAGTCAAGATCGGATTCCTTAAGCAAGGCGAGCTCACTCTCAGTTGATGCCAGACCTATGCTGTTGTAGACTGTGCGATCCGCGTATCCGATCTCCGTCACATGTATCGCCATTTCTGCCCTTGTATTCGGATCGAACGAGTCTATTATCACTGGTCCGCTCCAGATGGGATCGATGAAATCGAGATACCTCTCGAAAGCGCGCCGCGTGCTCGCGAATATGTGCAGCATTCCCGGATTTCCGGTCTCCTCTGAGATCTCGGCCTGCCTGTTTATAAGCTTCTCAGCCCTCCTTCCGTCAAATATTCCCATCTCCTCATCGGAGACTATGTTATGGCCATGGTAGAACACAGTCCCGGCCAGAGCTGTGGGAAGCTCACCCGGCTGGCCTCCGATACGAAGGCCAGCGATGTTGATCACCGGCTGATCCCTGGCAAACCTGAACAAACTCAATCACCTGCTCAAGCACCCACCGAAGTCATGTGCTGTTTCTGCGTTGTCAGAAACACTGCCCACGCCTCCACATCCAGATACACATCCGGTCCGAGGCTGATATCGAGATCCCCCGGCTGGACCATCGAGCTGTGCGTTTTTTTGACGACCTCAAACGGCGGCTCGGGAAATGGCTCTGCGATTCCACTGTAGTGATCAACGATCCTCTCGATCTCAGCGGCATCCTCGACCCCTCTCATATCCACCACATCGATCTGCCTGCGGAACCGCTCGACGGCCTCACGCTGAAGGTTCTGGATGAACGGTATCGCCCCTGCGGCGCCTATGATTCTACCGCTCTCATCAATGCCGTTTCTGTGAAGGGAGACTATCGCGTCGCCAGGCAGGTGACCCCGCGACTCGGCGCCGCACACGATCAGATACCTTATATTCGGGTTGGAGATGATGTTCGCCACGATCTTCTCCACCCCCAGATTCTCGGTCTTGCATGTCCCGACTATGGCTGCTCCTCTGATATCCAGCCTGCTTGCGAGCGTGACCACTGCGACGCCCCGTCCCCTGTCACCAATCCTGTAATCTCCGCGAACCGGCGGCCAGTCGTCATGACAGTTATCATCCATCTGCTCACGCCCTCAGCATGCACGACAGGAGAGTTCTCTGCACACCCGGGATCTCTCCCTGGACCTTCACATTCGCCCTCATCACTGGTATCCAAAGCACGGCGACAGCGGAGCCTACTGAATATCGAAGCCCACCGTCCCGCTCTGGTTGGTTGTGAAAATAATATGATATAACATCTCCGTCCGGCCTTCGGGACACCACAGTCTATATATCTCATGAGATCCATCCTGAATGGCGGTGTCCTATCATCCAGGCCATGGATGCTCTGTCCGTGGCGACAGGCGAGGACGGGCTCCTGGCCAAGTGATAGTGCCTATTCGCCGGATCAGCGGATTGGTCAGGCATCAGATGCTTGGCTATGATACCATCAAACACTGTGAAGTTAGTTCCAAGGTGGTGACCAACCATGGCAGAAGATGATGTGGTGTTCGTCGGCAATAAACCAGTGATGAACTATGTACTAGCTGTAGTGACCCAGTTCAACAGCGGTGCAAAGGAAGTCAGGATAATGGCAAGAGGGCGTGCGATCTCAAGAGCTGTTGATGTCGCTGAGGTCTCACGCAGCAGGTTCCTGGGCGATGTTGT is part of the Methanothrix sp. genome and harbors:
- a CDS encoding SIMPL domain-containing protein (The SIMPL domain is named for its presence in mouse protein SIMPL (signalling molecule that associates with mouse pelle-like kinase). Bacterial member BP26, from Brucella, was shown to assemble into a channel-like structure, while YggE from E. coli has been associated with resistance to oxidative stress.), with amino-acid sequence MDLKAVAVLMLICLSAASIASAADVPTITVVGEGSVTVPADVVYISVSASSDNENVTEAYAESSEKLNGSLAAIRNACAENCEILQGYSTGLQSTKVCSRGASNESICMNQSIVTVSASIRLQNPDQRTIESIKQTAESTGAYAAVTGYALSDATAAKNEARKKAVENARATAEAMVSAAGGRLGKIVDITESPLYIWDIPFGIFGPSVEPSTTEPGMVEVKTTVMVTYEIVS
- the mtrH gene encoding tetrahydromethanopterin S-methyltransferase subunit H is translated as MFRFARDQPVINIAGLRIGGQPGELPTALAGTVFYHGHNIVSDEEMGIFDGRRAEKLINRQAEISEETGNPGMLHIFASTRRAFERYLDFIDPIWSGPVIIDSFDPNTRAEMAIHVTEIGYADRTVYNSIGLASTESELALLKESDLDSAILLAFSPNASSVESRMELLSREGGLLATAREAGINNMLLDPGVAPLGSGAGAALRFAIVAKAKLGLPICSGMHNAASSWEWLRSRDKEVRRSCDASTAALAASFCASLVLYGPIENAGIVFPAVAMTDIMISEALEEMEVWPVWSHPRNRMV
- a CDS encoding tetrahydromethanopterin S-methyltransferase subunit A — translated: MDDNCHDDWPPVRGDYRIGDRGRGVAVVTLASRLDIRGAAIVGTCKTENLGVEKIVANIISNPNIRYLIVCGAESRGHLPGDAIVSLHRNGIDESGRIIGAAGAIPFIQNLQREAVERFRRQIDVVDMRGVEDAAEIERIVDHYSGIAEPFPEPPFEVVKKTHSSMVQPGDLDISLGPDVYLDVEAWAVFLTTQKQHMTSVGA
- the albA gene encoding DNA-binding protein Alba, with the protein product MAEDDVVFVGNKPVMNYVLAVVTQFNSGAKEVRIMARGRAISRAVDVAEVSRSRFLGDVVVKDIKISTETLNTDRGETNVSAIEIVLGK